Genomic window (Streptomyces sp. SLBN-31):
CTCGCCGGGCGAGGCAGTGCCGCGGGCCGAGGCGGTCCGCGGGGTGAGCCCGCTGTGGACCTTCGGGCTCCTGCGCAGCGAACTGCTCACCACCTTCCGCCGCTGGCGCACCCTCGCCCTGCTCGCCGTCCTCGCGGCCGTGCCGATCCTCGTCGGCATCGCGGTCAAGATCGAGACCGGTGACGGCTCCTCGGCCGGCCCCGGTGAGGGCGGCGGCCCGGCGTTCATCTCGCAGATCACCAACAACGGCCTGTTCCTGGTCTTCACCGCGCTGGCCGCGACGCTCCCGTTCTTCCTGCCGATGGCCATCGGCGTGGTCGCGGGCGACGCCATCGCCGGCGAGGCAAACTCCGGCACCCTGCGCTACCTCCTGGTGGCCCCGGCCGGCCGTACCCGCCTGCTGCTGACCAAGTACGCGACGGTCATGGTGTTCTGCCTCGTGGCCACCCTCGTGGTCGCCGTCTCGGCCCTCACCGTCGGCGCCATCCTCTTCCCCCTGGGCGATCTGACGACGATCTCCGGCACCCAGATCAGTTTCGCCGACGGCCTGGGCCGGGCCCTGATGATCGCCCTCGTCGTCGCCGCGTCCCTCATGGGCGTCGCGGCCCTG
Coding sequences:
- a CDS encoding ABC transporter permease; this translates as MSRAEVTSPGEAVPRAEAVRGVSPLWTFGLLRSELLTTFRRWRTLALLAVLAAVPILVGIAVKIETGDGSSAGPGEGGGPAFISQITNNGLFLVFTALAATLPFFLPMAIGVVAGDAIAGEANSGTLRYLLVAPAGRTRLLLTKYATVMVFCLVATLVVAVSALTVGAILFPLGDLTTISGTQISFADGLGRALMIALVVAASLMGVAALGLFVSTLTSSGIAAMATTVGLLITVQILDQIPQLHALQPYFFSHYWLSFADLMRDPVYWDDLTKNLGLQALYAAVFGSAAWARFTAKDITA